From Chryseobacterium shandongense, the proteins below share one genomic window:
- a CDS encoding TetR/AcrR family transcriptional regulator — translation MARKVVQGPIRDKEKTKQKLLGAVGKILRTKGYSGLKVSKIAAVAGFDKKLIYEYFGSTEKLIDEYIRTQDYWSKMNQDNIEVDISDGGRELSKMAILNQYEHIKKNKELQKIILWGLSESKPILKKIADEREEMGEMLFKNIVDPYFQEKSTRYRAIAAVLVSGAYYLNLYTAHNASMFCGIDLKSEEGRKEIEKAITEIIDFAYDQK, via the coding sequence ATGGCTAGAAAAGTTGTACAAGGCCCTATTAGGGATAAAGAAAAGACCAAACAAAAGCTGTTGGGCGCAGTTGGAAAAATCTTAAGAACAAAAGGTTATTCTGGTTTAAAGGTAAGTAAAATAGCAGCTGTAGCGGGTTTTGACAAAAAATTGATTTATGAGTATTTCGGAAGTACCGAAAAACTGATTGACGAATATATCAGAACTCAGGATTACTGGAGCAAAATGAATCAGGATAATATTGAGGTAGATATATCCGATGGAGGCAGGGAGCTTTCTAAAATGGCTATTCTAAATCAATACGAACATATCAAGAAGAATAAGGAACTTCAGAAAATTATTCTTTGGGGACTTTCGGAAAGCAAACCTATACTCAAGAAAATAGCAGATGAAAGAGAAGAGATGGGAGAAATGCTTTTTAAAAATATCGTAGACCCTTATTTTCAGGAAAAATCGACGAGATACCGTGCTATTGCTGCAGTTCTTGTGTCGGGAGCCTATTATCTTAATCTCTATACAGCACACAACGCAAGCATGTTTTGTGGTATTGATCTGAAATCTGAAGAAGGCAGAAAAGAAATTGAAAAAGCAATCACCGAGATCATTGATTTCGCTTACGATCAAAAATAA
- the dnaX gene encoding DNA polymerase III subunit gamma/tau, translating to MENFIVSARKYRPQQFDTVVGQSHITDTLEHAIGENQLAQALLFCGPRGVGKTTCARILARKINEKDGSVSEDGFAYNIYELDAASNNSVDDIRELIDQVRFAPQVGKYKVYIIDEVHMLSSAAFNAFLKTLEEPPVHAIFILATTEKHKIIPTILSRCQIYDFKRITIEDIQGHLRNIAQKENIQYEDDALYLIAQKADGALRDALSIFDRLSTFSQKNITLAKAAEVLNILDYDQYLKVVDLAKEGKIPDILAAFNEIVKKGFDPHIFIAGLGNHFRDLMMAQNISTIDLIEVGEQTKAKFVQQAQNWNAQQLIDAIEICNHADINYKNSKNPRLTVEIALMQLSSLTAGADISKKKSL from the coding sequence ATGGAAAATTTTATCGTATCTGCACGTAAGTATCGTCCACAACAATTTGACACTGTTGTAGGGCAATCACATATTACGGATACTTTAGAACATGCGATTGGAGAAAATCAGCTTGCTCAGGCATTATTATTTTGCGGTCCCAGAGGTGTAGGAAAAACCACCTGCGCTAGAATTCTGGCCAGAAAAATCAATGAAAAAGACGGCTCCGTTTCAGAAGATGGTTTCGCATACAACATTTATGAGCTTGATGCTGCCTCAAACAACTCCGTAGACGATATCAGGGAACTGATAGACCAGGTACGTTTTGCTCCTCAGGTGGGTAAATATAAAGTTTATATTATTGATGAGGTTCATATGCTGTCTTCAGCAGCTTTCAACGCTTTCCTTAAAACGCTCGAAGAGCCGCCTGTTCACGCGATTTTCATACTGGCAACCACCGAAAAGCACAAGATTATTCCTACCATCTTGTCACGTTGTCAGATTTACGATTTCAAAAGAATTACCATTGAAGATATCCAGGGACATCTCAGAAATATTGCTCAAAAAGAGAATATTCAGTATGAAGATGATGCACTCTATCTTATCGCTCAGAAAGCAGATGGTGCATTAAGAGACGCGCTCTCCATTTTCGATAGGCTTTCCACTTTCTCACAGAAAAATATTACTCTGGCAAAGGCTGCGGAAGTACTGAATATACTTGACTATGATCAATACCTTAAAGTTGTAGATCTTGCCAAGGAAGGAAAAATTCCTGATATACTTGCAGCATTCAACGAAATTGTGAAAAAAGGTTTTGATCCTCATATCTTTATTGCAGGACTTGGAAACCATTTCAGAGACCTTATGATGGCTCAGAATATTTCCACCATTGACCTTATCGAAGTTGGCGAACAGACTAAAGCCAAATTTGTTCAGCAGGCACAAAACTGGAATGCGCAACAGCTGATTGATGCCATAGAAATATGCAACCATGCAGACATCAACTATAAAAATTCCAAGAATCCAAGGCTTACGGTGGAAATTGCATTGATGCAGCTTTCTTCACTTACTGCTGGTGCAGACATTTCAAAAAAAAAAAGTTTATAA
- a CDS encoding aminotransferase class I/II-fold pyridoxal phosphate-dependent enzyme, giving the protein MNINFSTATFKDFENIPGMNMMERADIYYDFLEYMKENGHRYRLQNNTGCSSVMEVGAEEVTKEFISFVTSDYLGFTQHPKVKQAAIEGIEKYGTGTAATPLIGGYYSYHKDLESKISSFFGRTQEEAVIFTTGYTTNSATLQILLQKEDIAILDMAVHASVYEGCILTNRKTFPHNNLDALEQILKKSENEFRTKLVVIDGVYSQDGDIAPIEEIYKLVKKYNAYLMVDDVHGVGILGKTGRGTIENTGLLDKIDIITGTFSKTFGNLGGYVIANKTLVNFIRFQSRQQIFSATTPPSISTGIIKAIDLIDEEPQWRSKLWENINYFKKGLDDLGLDTGTTCSAVIPVKIGDPHITGDVGKMLLDRGIYTNPIIYPAVARKDARVRMSMTATHERDHLDKTLNAFEDINKKLHIAKK; this is encoded by the coding sequence ATGAACATTAATTTTTCAACAGCAACTTTCAAAGATTTTGAGAATATCCCGGGAATGAATATGATGGAACGAGCAGATATTTATTATGATTTCCTGGAGTATATGAAAGAGAACGGGCACCGATACAGATTACAGAATAATACAGGATGCAGTTCTGTAATGGAAGTAGGAGCAGAAGAAGTAACGAAGGAATTCATAAGTTTTGTCACAAGCGATTATTTGGGATTTACACAGCATCCAAAAGTAAAACAGGCGGCCATTGAAGGGATCGAAAAATATGGGACGGGAACTGCTGCCACACCGTTAATCGGAGGATATTATTCTTATCATAAAGACTTGGAATCGAAAATATCATCATTTTTCGGAAGAACACAGGAGGAAGCCGTAATTTTTACAACGGGATATACTACCAACAGCGCAACACTCCAGATTCTTCTTCAAAAAGAAGATATTGCAATTTTAGATATGGCCGTACATGCAAGCGTCTATGAAGGATGTATTCTTACCAACAGAAAAACATTTCCTCATAACAATCTCGATGCACTTGAGCAGATTTTAAAAAAATCTGAAAATGAGTTCCGTACGAAATTAGTGGTTATTGATGGTGTCTATTCTCAAGATGGGGATATTGCTCCAATTGAAGAAATTTATAAATTAGTAAAAAAATATAACGCTTATCTTATGGTTGATGATGTACATGGCGTAGGGATCTTAGGAAAAACAGGAAGAGGGACTATTGAAAATACAGGATTGCTGGATAAGATAGATATTATTACAGGAACATTCAGTAAAACGTTTGGTAATCTTGGAGGTTATGTTATTGCAAATAAAACACTGGTCAACTTTATCAGATTCCAATCTCGTCAACAAATATTCTCTGCCACCACACCTCCTTCAATCTCCACCGGTATAATAAAAGCGATAGACCTTATTGACGAAGAACCGCAATGGCGTTCAAAATTATGGGAAAATATCAATTATTTCAAAAAAGGGCTTGATGATTTAGGGCTTGATACAGGAACTACGTGCTCTGCAGTGATCCCGGTAAAAATAGGAGATCCCCATATTACGGGAGATGTGGGCAAAATGTTACTGGATCGCGGGATTTATACAAATCCAATAATTTATCCTGCCGTAGCAAGAAAAGATGCTAGAGTCAGAATGAGTATGACAGCAACACATGAGAGAGATCATCTCGATAAAACACTCAATGCATTTGAAGATATCAATAAAAAATTGCATATTGCGAAAAAATAA